The DNA sequence tataccaATGGTGCTCACTCGACAGTCTTTGCCCTTGTGTATGCTTATTGTTGCCATTACAGTGACTTGTTTTTGTAATCCAACAAACTCCTGATAACACATTGCTTCTGAAAATGCAATTATGCTATCAGATGGCGTGCTGAAGTGACCACATCATTCAGGAGCCGGCTCACGTTCTCTCTATTATCTCTGGCGGCATAAATTACAGTAAAAGTTAGATAAGAGTAATTGAATTTCCCACTCGAATGGAAACATATTCTCAAAGATATTCTTAAGTGCTCCAAAACCAAACCGCACGTGTTACCTGAGACTAATACGCTGGCGGTAATGTGCTTAGTTTATCAACAGGGATGGAATCACTGGTTAACTCAGTGCTACAGTGTGACTGAATGCAAACAACTTAGAAACAGCTGTATTAAACTCAGTGGAAGCAATTGTGTATTATGTGTTTCCAATGCACCTTACTGATCTCATGGAAAGCATGGTGTCATGTTATCGAATGAACTTGCTATCGACATCAATGCTACTGTGAACACTGCCATATGGTTGAAGGTTTAAACGCATCTATGTGTTTGACAGCCAGGTCCATTGAAAAATGCTTAactgttgttttggtttgtttctatAGTCACTCTTCCACCTGCCAGTCTTCAGACGCCTGGTTCTCAACTACCACCTTTCCGAGCGAATACTGGAGAAGTGCAAGAGTCACGCGGTGAATCACATGATTCAGAATGGTTGATGACAGTGGAGCTGAGGGGTTTAACACAGAGTTTGTGTTACAGGATAAGAGGAATGTGGCCTTCATGCAAGAACTGCGATGCCTGTTTGCCCTCATGGTTGGTTCCACTCGGAGGTTTGTGGATCCCTCAGCTGCAGTGGAGCTACTGCGAGATGCTTTTAGGACCAGTGAAGCACAACAGGTACCACACACAGCAAATCGTTCGACAAGTTTAATAGGTTTTCTCTGTTAAATGACCTTCAATGTTATTTATATGGCGGTCTATAATAAGGTTTTTGCAAAATTAGAGCTGTCATTTTCATGTCGCCACAAGGGTCAGCCGCCCAAATATTTTCTCcacagattaaaaataaataaattccagtTTATctcaatgaataaatatttttgtttcaggATGTGAGTGAGTTTTCCCATAAGCTGCTTGACTGGCTGGAGGATGCGTTCCAGTTGGCTGCAAATGGAAAGTAAGTGGCCATCTATGTGACAGTCCATCTGAATGCTACATGAATGATCATACATAAATGAATCATCTCCTTAGGAACCCCGAGGACAAGTTAGAAAACCCAATGGTGCAGCTCTTCTATGGGACGTTTGTGACCGAGCGCAGACATGAAGGTGGGCAGTCACTACAGGACACTTGAACGTGTCATGAATCAGTgtcttgtttttgctgtttaGGGAAAACTCTCTGTAATATTGAGCAGTTTGGCCAGTACCCCTTGCAAGTCAATGGCTTCAATAACCTAGATGAATGTCTGGAAGGCGCAATGGTTGAGAAGGAGATTGAGTCGCTACATTCTGATCACAGTGTCACATCTGGTCGTGAGGTAATCAAATGGTCAGATCATTTGTGTCGaatatttgtatatttaatGGCCCTTTATGTTGTCGACAGAGGTGGTTCAAAAAGCTACCACCAGTTCTGACGTTTGAACTGTCCAGGTTTGAGTTCAACACACAGCTCGGCCGTCCTGAGAAGATTCACAAGAAGCTAGAGTTTCCACCAATTGTTTACATGGACAGGTAAGAAAAGTAGAGGTGTATTATCTGAAgcagcaaaataaatacatgaaaaaaatatcattttcaatATAGGGTACCTTCAACTCATTCAAATAACTGCGACCAAAACCTTAAAGCGTTTTATTTTGTGGAGAAAAACCATGCATTGGTCGATTtatcattttgtcatatttacACTTTATATTCTGTGAACTGAAAAGATTAATTTATGTGCATGACTAAGCGTATTAATACTGATCAAATACGTACCAACAATACATCATGGGTATTTTTGGACTGAATTTGACTGTGTTTTCCACCGACAGATATCTGCACAGAAACATCACACAGACCCACGAGAGAAGAGGTGAAGTCAAAAAGCTGAAAGAACAACTTGCAACACTTCAACAGAAACTTGAGTGGTACGTCACCTGTCTGTCGCTGCACAtgggtttattttatttctttctttatttgtaATTCCCTGCTGGATGTTCCTTTCGTCAGCTACAAAAACTTCGGCTCCGGACCGACCAAGTATCCTCTGGCTGACATGCTGCAGTTTGTGTTGGAGTTCGCCACCACCAAGCCGTCCAATGTGTCCCCTGCTGAAGACGTGAGACCAACTTCCTCATCCCCGGCCCCGTCAAACCAACTGCTCAGCGACCTCACCGGCAAAGACAACAGGTTGATCACGTGTAAATGCATAGCCACTGTGAACAAAATTCATACCTTatgatattttttaataattatttttgccCCAAGTAGTGACTCTATAGATGCTGAATCACCAGACGTCCCTGCTGCTGGTGTGTCCATTTGCCAAAGGACCCCCATATACAAGCCTTTCACCCAGTGCAGACCACCTGTTGACTGCCCCCCACATCCGGCACCTCACAGCATCACGGAGGAAGAGTTGCACCATGTCAAAAGCTGCCTGCAGCGATGGAGGACGGAAGTAGAGAACGACATCAATGGTAAAAGAAAATGGATAAAAGGCGCTCGCGATCACTGAATTCATTGACTTGACAGTGTATGTCTGTGCTCTCCAGAGCTGAAGGTCAACATTGACAGGCTGTCTCAGGCTCTCGAGGGCATGTATTCGGACAACAGTCTGTGTCAGGTAACGCAGTACTCCTTTGAAGTTGTATAGAACATTAACAAGTGGGGAGGAGTTAAAAGTTCTTCTGTGTCTCAATTGGTTTAAAGGTTCCCTACAGGCTACATGCAGTACTGGTGCATGAAGGTCAGGCTTCTGCAGGCCATTACTGGGCATACATCTATGACCATGCCAATAAGCGCTGGATGAAATACAATGACATCAACATCACTGAGTCTTCTTGGGAAGAACTGGAGCGAGACTCCTTTGGTGGAATGACTAACGCCAGCGCTTACTGTCTGATGTACATCGACGACAGGTTACCCAGCCTCATTACAGGTAGTGAGTTATCCCTATTCATTCATTTGGTGTGTTGAAGAAACCGATGTTAAAAGATTGAtagacttttatttattgtcagaAATAATCCCTCAAATGGAGTTTTTGAGGTCACTAAAAATAACAATCTGTCTAGATGATACGGATGACGAAACCGGCCAAGTCCTGCATGGCTTGGACTCTCTGCCGCCCGTCCTCCGGCGATATGTCCATGAAGATAACCGCTGGTTCCAGCAGGAGCTCAGTGAGTGGCAGGAGCAGTTTTGTCAGACTGCAGCGCCACAAGGAGAGTCCACCGTCTCTGCGGAGCCTTCCAACCCTGAACAAAAGGAAGTTCAGCAGACACCAGTGGAGCCAGCCCCTCAGTCCGGACCTCCGTCTTTGGAGCCAGACCAGGACGGTGCGCAAGAGACACCAGAAGAGGAaccagaggaagagaagaatcAAGAGCCGGACATTGTTTTGGAGGCCAAAGGTCTGTGATGGTGGCTGTAGCTACACAACATTTTTACAGCTGTCTTCTATTTTAGATCCGTCTTggcagttttattcattttacagAGATAAAAggaatatttttcaaatattataCGCCTCAATTCTGAATAATTGAAAAGCTGTTAGCTTAATATCACTAATATTTCAGACATAGTGTGTctcaaaacataaacaataaaagcCAATAAAGATAGCACTATAAATATAACAATAAGTTggttataaaaagaaattatgaaAAGAAAGCTgcaacaataaaacaagcatAACAGTAAAAAAAGATGACGGATACATGCTAATAAATATGAAGACATCCTTCAAATACCGTACAATAATAAGCTGTATAGCAAAAACTAAGTGAGAGGAATTCTTATACATACGTCAAGGCTTTTTTATTTCCCTGCAGAAACAAGAGCTGTAACGCCACAGCCACCACTCCAGAGCCCTGACTCCAGACTGGACGATGATGCTGCGGCCATCAGCGACACCCAGGGGCCTTCCACAGATAAAGCCGGGGCCGGGAAACAGCTGCAAAATCAGGTGGGCAAGATTAGAGGAGTAGTGTGCCCACTTAGAATCTGGGTCACAAATTCTAGGCCACAAAAATATCCCCGGACATTTGGGCCAAGTATCCTATTTACCTCTAAGCATAGTGATTAGACACAGACTTAATAAAGACAGGTTGTTATATGCagtcaagtaaaaaaataaactgtattATTTATGTACTGAAACTACATTTGGCAATGTACCTTTTTGTTAAAACATAAATTTTGGAACACAATCAAGTGCCATATTTAAACGAACACTTGTCtgtaaacatgtaaatattgatgtttttatgTTAGGTTAGAGGTCACACAGGAGGCTGATCTATCGCCGGTGTAATACATGAAAAGCTAAAGAACTTTAAGATTTGTCAACACTTGGGACTGGAACTGGTGTTGTGTGAATCACCAGAgacacaattaaaataaaaatgtgctcAATACTGTTTTATTATCCATAAATGCATACAATTACCGTGCTTCTACAAAACTCAAACATGTTCCTGAGAAGCAGCTTGAATAGGAAATGACAACTGAAATGAAGTTTCATACTTATTTAATAGCTCTTCTCTCTCAGACTCCAGACGCTGCAGTGGAGCTCAGTAATGAAGCACCTCCTGACCCCCCTGCGCTGAAGAACGACTCACGAGTGGAGGACTGCTGCTCAGAAGTTGACCCGCAGACTACAAGTGAAGCACCTGAACAAGCCGCAGATCAGGAGGAGCCGTTACAACGGGAGGTCCCAGCTCGACAGAGGCAGACAGAGAATGAGGTTTCGGAGGTGGAGATCCCCAATGTCGGCAGGATTATGGTGCGGGCTGATGCCGATGGTTACAATGAAGaggtgagcgagagagaggtgACTCTACATCCCGGACAGCAATCAGAGCAAATATCACAGCTAGTTACTTCACAGTTTTTTATACTGGGAGAATGATTAAAGTACATGGTATTTGCATGGATCAAATGTGGTTTCTGTGAGAAACCGCCTCTTCTATTTACTTGTATGTGCTGCCACCAAGTGGTCGATATGTGGTACTGAACATTTACTCAGTAAAACAGTGAAGTAAGTGATTACtcaataaaaaatacttttttttatccgCATAATCTATCAAATAACATCATCTGTCAATCATTTTCTATATCACTGTGAGTTTCTTTACTGTGTTTCTTGTTTACTAGGCATCACTCTGCTTTGTGCAGGTATGCAGCACACTGGAGAATAGAGATGGAAAGGCTATTGTTCCGACTTGTATAAAACAATAGCTAGCAATCTGAAAAATGGAATGC is a window from the Synchiropus splendidus isolate RoL2022-P1 chromosome 17, RoL_Sspl_1.0, whole genome shotgun sequence genome containing:
- the usp28 gene encoding ubiquitin carboxyl-terminal hydrolase 28 isoform X1 encodes the protein MRTEESENGENSTNSSIMLINQLKEITGVQDAQILCRALNASHGDVGQAVALLTTQTTDRQDSEESHESGTSGGAWQGEKAVHKDELQAAIELSLQESHNAQEEEREFHRALEASAEENTARIKRKKCEAQGEMCSPSDWIRQDEWPVGIRNVGNTCWFSAVIQSLFHLPVFRRLVLNYHLSERILEKCKSHADKRNVAFMQELRCLFALMVGSTRRFVDPSAAVELLRDAFRTSEAQQDVSEFSHKLLDWLEDAFQLAANGKNPEDKLENPMVQLFYGTFVTERRHEGKTLCNIEQFGQYPLQVNGFNNLDECLEGAMVEKEIESLHSDHSVTSGRERWFKKLPPVLTFELSRFEFNTQLGRPEKIHKKLEFPPIVYMDRYLHRNITQTHERRGEVKKLKEQLATLQQKLECYKNFGSGPTKYPLADMLQFVLEFATTKPSNVSPAEDVRPTSSSPAPSNQLLSDLTGKDNSSDSIDAESPDVPAAGVSICQRTPIYKPFTQCRPPVDCPPHPAPHSITEEELHHVKSCLQRWRTEVENDINELKVNIDRLSQALEGMYSDNSLCQVPYRLHAVLVHEGQASAGHYWAYIYDHANKRWMKYNDINITESSWEELERDSFGGMTNASAYCLMYIDDRLPSLITGNDTDDETGQVLHGLDSLPPVLRRYVHEDNRWFQQELSEWQEQFCQTAAPQGESTVSAEPSNPEQKEVQQTPVEPAPQSGPPSLEPDQDGAQETPEEEPEEEKNQEPDIVLEAKETRAVTPQPPLQSPDSRLDDDAAAISDTQGPSTDKAGAGKQLQNQTPDAAVELSNEAPPDPPALKNDSRVEDCCSEVDPQTTSEAPEQAADQEEPLQREVPARQRQTENEVSEVEIPNVGRIMVRADADGYNEEMMLTPAMQGVILAIAKARQIFDKEGPEAGLIKAFHEEYSRLYELSQEETTPQEDARLQHALVYFFQNKAPKRIIERTLLEQFTDRNLSFDERAISIMREARAKLRLIKPEDMDMDEYLQWHDDYRLFRTVFVYLLTGLEHYQHGKMREALTYLAHAYDTNSTLLKNGEKRGVDKSLIAVYRRSCLTKLNESASKLFCSAEEGKVEEGIAIMEEVVIPCLHLMSRESGLSQEDKETLESIRGHWCCCLSQEMDDSLQAKLGEFLPRVLDCSAETVVLKDPPKVHVNQAYDLCSRLAAVMESIHNTSIVIVK
- the usp28 gene encoding ubiquitin carboxyl-terminal hydrolase 28 isoform X2 — protein: MRTEESENGENSTNSSIMLINQLKEITGVQDAQILCRALNASHGDVGQAVALLTTQTTDRQDSEESHESGTSGGAWQGEKAVHKDELQAAIELSLQESHNAQEEEREFHRALEASAEENTARIKRKKCEAQGEMCSPSDWIRQDEWPVGIRNVGNTCWFSAVIQSLFHLPVFRRLVLNYHLSERILEKCKSHADKRNVAFMQELRCLFALMVGSTRRFVDPSAAVELLRDAFRTSEAQQDVSEFSHKLLDWLEDAFQLAANGKNPEDKLENPMVQLFYGTFVTERRHEGKTLCNIEQFGQYPLQVNGFNNLDECLEGAMVEKEIESLHSDHSVTSGRERWFKKLPPVLTFELSRFEFNTQLGRPEKIHKKLEFPPIVYMDRYLHRNITQTHERRGEVKKLKEQLATLQQKLECYKNFGSGPTKYPLADMLQFVLEFATTKPSNVSPAEDVRPTSSSPAPSNQLLSDLTGKDNSSDSIDAESPDVPAAGVSICQRTPIYKPFTQCRPPVDCPPHPAPHSITEEELHHVKSCLQRWRTEVENDINELKVNIDRLSQALEGMYSDNSLCQVPYRLHAVLVHEGQASAGHYWAYIYDHANKRWMKYNDINITESSWEELERDSFGGMTNASAYCLMYIDDRLPSLITDDTDDETGQVLHGLDSLPPVLRRYVHEDNRWFQQELSEWQEQFCQTAAPQGESTVSAEPSNPEQKEVQQTPVEPAPQSGPPSLEPDQDGAQETPEEEPEEEKNQEPDIVLEAKETRAVTPQPPLQSPDSRLDDDAAAISDTQGPSTDKAGAGKQLQNQTPDAAVELSNEAPPDPPALKNDSRVEDCCSEVDPQTTSEAPEQAADQEEPLQREVPARQRQTENEVSEVEIPNVGRIMVRADADGYNEEMMLTPAMQGVILAIAKARQIFDKEGPEAGLIKAFHEEYSRLYELSQEETTPQEDARLQHALVYFFQNKAPKRIIERTLLEQFTDRNLSFDERAISIMREARAKLRLIKPEDMDMDEYLQWHDDYRLFRTVFVYLLTGLEHYQHGKMREALTYLAHAYDTNSTLLKNGEKRGVDKSLIAVYRRSCLTKLNESASKLFCSAEEGKVEEGIAIMEEVVIPCLHLMSRESGLSQEDKETLESIRGHWCCCLSQEMDDSLQAKLGEFLPRVLDCSAETVVLKDPPKVHVNQAYDLCSRLAAVMESIHNTSIVIVK
- the usp28 gene encoding ubiquitin carboxyl-terminal hydrolase 28 isoform X5, with the translated sequence MRTEESENGENSTNSSIMLINQLKEITGVQDAQILCRALNASHGDVGQAVALLTTQTTDRQDSEESHESGTSGGAWQGEKAVHKDELQAAIELSLQESHNAQEEEREFHRALEASAEENTARIKRKKCEAQGEMCSPSDWIRQDEWPVGIRNVGNTCWFSAVIQSLFHLPVFRRLVLNYHLSERILEKCKSHADKRNVAFMQELRCLFALMVGSTRRFVDPSAAVELLRDAFRTSEAQQDVSEFSHKLLDWLEDAFQLAANGKNPEDKLENPMVQLFYGTFVTERRHEGKTLCNIEQFGQYPLQVNGFNNLDECLEGAMVEKEIESLHSDHSVTSGRERWFKKLPPVLTFELSRFEFNTQLGRPEKIHKKLEFPPIVYMDRYLHRNITQTHERRGEVKKLKEQLATLQQKLECYKNFGSGPTKYPLADMLQFVLEFATTKPSNVSPAEDVRPTSSSPAPSNQLLSDLTGKDNSDSIDAESPDVPAAGVSICQRTPIYKPFTQCRPPVDCPPHPAPHSITEEELHHVKSCLQRWRTEVENDINELKVNIDRLSQALEGMYSDNSLCQVPYRLHAVLVHEGQASAGHYWAYIYDHANKRWMKYNDINITESSWEELERDSFGGMTNASAYCLMYIDDRLPSLITDDTDDETGQVLHGLDSLPPVLRRYVHEDNRWFQQELSEWQEQFCQTAAPQGESTVSAEPSNPEQKEVQQTPVEPAPQSGPPSLEPDQDGAQETPEEEPEEEKNQEPDIVLEAKETRAVTPQPPLQSPDSRLDDDAAAISDTQGPSTDKAGAGKQLQNQTPDAAVELSNEAPPDPPALKNDSRVEDCCSEVDPQTTSEAPEQAADQEEPLQREVPARQRQTENEVSEVEIPNVGRIMVRADADGYNEEMMLTPAMQGVILAIAKARQIFDKEGPEAGLIKAFHEEYSRLYELSQEETTPQEDARLQHALVYFFQNKAPKRIIERTLLEQFTDRNLSFDERAISIMREARAKLRLIKPEDMDMDEYLQWHDDYRLFRTVFVYLLTGLEHYQHGKMREALTYLAHAYDTNSTLLKNGEKRGVDKSLIAVYRRSCLTKLNESASKLFCSAEEGKVEEGIAIMEEVVIPCLHLMSRESGLSQEDKETLESIRGHWCCCLSQEMDDSLQAKLGEFLPRVLDCSAETVVLKDPPKVHVNQAYDLCSRLAAVMESIHNTSIVIVK
- the usp28 gene encoding ubiquitin carboxyl-terminal hydrolase 28 isoform X3; translation: MRTEESENGENSTNSSIMLINQLKEITGVQDAQILCRALNASHGDVGQAVALLTTQTTDRQDSEESHESGTSGGAWQGEKAVHKDELQAAIELSLQESHNAQEEEREFHRALEASAEENTARIKRKKCEAQGEMCSPSDWIRQDEWPVGIRNVGNTCWFSAVIQSLFHLPVFRRLVLNYHLSERILEKCKSHADKRNVAFMQELRCLFALMVGSTRRFVDPSAAVELLRDAFRTSEAQQDVSEFSHKLLDWLEDAFQLAANGKNPEDKLENPMVQLFYGTFVTERRHEGKTLCNIEQFGQYPLQVNGFNNLDECLEGAMVEKEIESLHSDHSVTSGRERWFKKLPPVLTFELSRFEFNTQLGRPEKIHKKLEFPPIVYMDRYLHRNITQTHERRGEVKKLKEQLATLQQKLECYKNFGSGPTKYPLADMLQFVLEFATTKPSNVSPAEDVRPTSSSPAPSNQLLSDLTGKDNSDSIDAESPDVPAAGVSICQRTPIYKPFTQCRPPVDCPPHPAPHSITEEELHHVKSCLQRWRTEVENDINELKVNIDRLSQALEGMYSDNSLCQVPYRLHAVLVHEGQASAGHYWAYIYDHANKRWMKYNDINITESSWEELERDSFGGMTNASAYCLMYIDDRLPSLITGNDTDDETGQVLHGLDSLPPVLRRYVHEDNRWFQQELSEWQEQFCQTAAPQGESTVSAEPSNPEQKEVQQTPVEPAPQSGPPSLEPDQDGAQETPEEEPEEEKNQEPDIVLEAKETRAVTPQPPLQSPDSRLDDDAAAISDTQGPSTDKAGAGKQLQNQTPDAAVELSNEAPPDPPALKNDSRVEDCCSEVDPQTTSEAPEQAADQEEPLQREVPARQRQTENEVSEVEIPNVGRIMVRADADGYNEEMMLTPAMQGVILAIAKARQIFDKEGPEAGLIKAFHEEYSRLYELSQEETTPQEDARLQHALVYFFQNKAPKRIIERTLLEQFTDRNLSFDERAISIMREARAKLRLIKPEDMDMDEYLQWHDDYRLFRTVFVYLLTGLEHYQHGKMREALTYLAHAYDTNSTLLKNGEKRGVDKSLIAVYRRSCLTKLNESASKLFCSAEEGKVEEGIAIMEEVVIPCLHLMSRESGLSQEDKETLESIRGHWCCCLSQEMDDSLQAKLGEFLPRVLDCSAETVVLKDPPKVHVNQAYDLCSRLAAVMESIHNTSIVIVK
- the usp28 gene encoding ubiquitin carboxyl-terminal hydrolase 28 isoform X4, with the protein product MRTEESENGENSTNSSIMLINQLKEITGVQDAQILCRALNASHGDVGQAVALLTTQTTDRQDSEESHESGTSGGAWQGEKVHKDELQAAIELSLQESHNAQEEEREFHRALEASAEENTARIKRKKCEAQGEMCSPSDWIRQDEWPVGIRNVGNTCWFSAVIQSLFHLPVFRRLVLNYHLSERILEKCKSHADKRNVAFMQELRCLFALMVGSTRRFVDPSAAVELLRDAFRTSEAQQDVSEFSHKLLDWLEDAFQLAANGKNPEDKLENPMVQLFYGTFVTERRHEGKTLCNIEQFGQYPLQVNGFNNLDECLEGAMVEKEIESLHSDHSVTSGRERWFKKLPPVLTFELSRFEFNTQLGRPEKIHKKLEFPPIVYMDRYLHRNITQTHERRGEVKKLKEQLATLQQKLECYKNFGSGPTKYPLADMLQFVLEFATTKPSNVSPAEDVRPTSSSPAPSNQLLSDLTGKDNSSDSIDAESPDVPAAGVSICQRTPIYKPFTQCRPPVDCPPHPAPHSITEEELHHVKSCLQRWRTEVENDINELKVNIDRLSQALEGMYSDNSLCQVPYRLHAVLVHEGQASAGHYWAYIYDHANKRWMKYNDINITESSWEELERDSFGGMTNASAYCLMYIDDRLPSLITGNDTDDETGQVLHGLDSLPPVLRRYVHEDNRWFQQELSEWQEQFCQTAAPQGESTVSAEPSNPEQKEVQQTPVEPAPQSGPPSLEPDQDGAQETPEEEPEEEKNQEPDIVLEAKETRAVTPQPPLQSPDSRLDDDAAAISDTQGPSTDKAGAGKQLQNQTPDAAVELSNEAPPDPPALKNDSRVEDCCSEVDPQTTSEAPEQAADQEEPLQREVPARQRQTENEVSEVEIPNVGRIMVRADADGYNEEMMLTPAMQGVILAIAKARQIFDKEGPEAGLIKAFHEEYSRLYELSQEETTPQEDARLQHALVYFFQNKAPKRIIERTLLEQFTDRNLSFDERAISIMREARAKLRLIKPEDMDMDEYLQWHDDYRLFRTVFVYLLTGLEHYQHGKMREALTYLAHAYDTNSTLLKNGEKRGVDKSLIAVYRRSCLTKLNESASKLFCSAEEGKVEEGIAIMEEVVIPCLHLMSRESGLSQEDKETLESIRGHWCCCLSQEMDDSLQAKLGEFLPRVLDCSAETVVLKDPPKVHVNQAYDLCSRLAAVMESIHNTSIVIVK